Proteins encoded by one window of Collimonas fungivorans:
- a CDS encoding Ig-like domain-containing protein translates to MDSNNRNFGVPGLSDDIGNAAFLTEAAKSDLQGVSNVAPVAVLQEIALPSIDSIRDAAGTETGNVGSGATIDDVRPIIQGHGGEPGTIIEIHDQKGELVALSRVGPLGEWSARITPDQTLAAGEHVFTAVTEGGVVSEPFTLNVDIPASSRPTIDAVFDNAGVTGEIANGDTTDDRNPMLRGHGEPNTSVGIYIDGALVEYTLVDANGSWEYSVRDNNSLSSGEHEFKVSVLGIASEPFVLTVGDTETVLKPVIDSAFDDVGAPAYVANGGNTDDATPFLQGHGAQPFGLLSVYDGSTRVGYAYADGNGSWSFDVKNALASGEHSFTVVEAGVSSDAFVLNITAANLHKPVIDSAFDDFGSVGIVANGSNTDDATPLLQGHGAQPFGLLSVYDGSTRVGYAYADGNGNWSFDAKQALTSGEHSFTVVEAGVSSDAFVLNITAPDSHKPVIDSAFDDFGTIGYVANGGNTDDAAPFLQGHGAQPFGLLSVYDGSTRVGYAYADGNGSWSFDVKNALASGEHAFTVVEAGVSSDAFVLNITAPDAAKLAIDTVIDNVGTVEALINGATTDDARPSFHGHGEPNTDVYLFDHGVFAGSGRVEADGSWVLNVDRPLASGEHEFSVGSTDASGTSEPFRLTVENAPEAPRPVIESAIDDVGVTGVIGNGDSTDDVQPVFHGHADADASRIAFFDDGKYIGETAVRADGSWTFELLDANQSVVLHPGDHSITASTDGLVFSDPFVLHVVGAATAAMGGQAVETSDGADVSGLSLSDLLQSAAELFAGEAQISPFSDTVHALDLSSAGFGDSAQAGSQFVETTGGVSAALPAVTPTELWQQEAAQAVA, encoded by the coding sequence ATGGATTCCAATAATAGAAATTTTGGTGTGCCCGGTTTGTCCGATGACATAGGCAATGCAGCGTTTCTGACAGAGGCGGCCAAGTCCGATCTCCAAGGCGTCTCGAATGTTGCGCCAGTTGCTGTTCTTCAAGAGATTGCGCTCCCCTCGATTGACAGTATCCGTGACGCGGCCGGTACCGAAACCGGCAATGTGGGGAGCGGCGCCACCATCGACGACGTGCGCCCTATTATTCAGGGACATGGCGGCGAGCCAGGCACAATCATCGAGATCCACGATCAAAAAGGCGAACTGGTAGCCTTGTCGCGGGTTGGCCCGCTTGGCGAGTGGAGCGCCAGGATCACTCCTGACCAGACGCTTGCGGCGGGCGAGCATGTGTTTACTGCGGTCACTGAGGGTGGTGTGGTGTCGGAACCGTTCACATTGAATGTGGATATTCCCGCTTCATCCAGGCCGACAATTGATGCGGTATTCGACAATGCGGGTGTGACCGGAGAAATTGCCAATGGCGACACGACCGACGACCGTAATCCGATGCTGCGCGGTCATGGTGAACCTAACACATCGGTGGGGATTTATATCGATGGCGCGCTGGTTGAATATACATTGGTTGACGCGAATGGTTCTTGGGAATACAGCGTTAGAGACAATAACTCTCTGTCGTCGGGCGAGCACGAGTTCAAGGTAAGCGTCTTAGGCATTGCCTCTGAACCATTTGTGTTGACAGTGGGTGATACTGAGACGGTCCTTAAGCCGGTGATCGATTCGGCGTTTGACGACGTCGGCGCCCCTGCTTATGTCGCCAACGGCGGCAATACCGACGACGCCACACCGTTCTTGCAAGGCCACGGCGCGCAGCCATTCGGCTTATTGTCCGTCTACGACGGCAGCACCCGCGTCGGCTATGCTTATGCTGACGGTAATGGCAGCTGGAGCTTCGATGTGAAGAACGCGCTGGCATCGGGTGAGCACAGCTTCACGGTGGTGGAGGCAGGCGTTAGCTCCGATGCATTCGTGCTGAACATCACAGCGGCGAACTTGCACAAGCCGGTGATCGACTCGGCGTTTGACGATTTCGGCAGCGTTGGCATTGTCGCCAATGGTAGCAATACTGACGACGCGACACCGCTGCTGCAAGGCCATGGCGCGCAGCCATTCGGCTTACTGTCCGTCTACGACGGCAGCACCCGCGTCGGCTATGCGTATGCTGACGGCAACGGCAACTGGAGCTTCGATGCGAAGCAGGCGCTGACGTCGGGCGAGCACAGCTTCACGGTGGTGGAGGCAGGCGTTAGCTCCGATGCATTCGTGCTGAACATCACAGCGCCGGACTCGCACAAGCCGGTGATCGACTCGGCGTTTGACGATTTTGGCACCATTGGTTATGTCGCCAACGGCGGCAATACCGACGACGCCGCACCGTTCCTGCAAGGCCATGGCGCGCAGCCATTCGGCTTACTGTCTGTCTACGACGGCAGCACCCGCGTCGGCTATGCTTATGCTGACGGCAATGGCAGCTGGAGCTTCGATGTGAAGAACGCGCTGGCGTCGGGTGAGCACGCTTTCACAGTGGTGGAGGCGGGCGTTAGCTCCGATGCATTCGTGCTGAACATCACTGCGCCGGATGCGGCCAAGCTGGCGATCGATACGGTCATCGACAACGTTGGCACCGTGGAGGCTCTCATCAATGGCGCTACTACCGACGATGCGCGGCCATCGTTCCACGGTCATGGCGAACCCAATACCGATGTTTATCTTTTTGATCATGGCGTCTTTGCTGGATCTGGCAGGGTGGAGGCGGATGGCAGCTGGGTCTTGAATGTCGACCGTCCGCTTGCTTCAGGCGAGCATGAGTTCTCGGTAGGTAGCACTGACGCTAGCGGGACGTCCGAGCCGTTCCGCTTGACGGTAGAAAATGCGCCGGAAGCGCCAAGGCCTGTGATCGAATCGGCAATTGACGATGTCGGCGTAACTGGCGTGATCGGCAATGGCGACAGCACCGACGATGTCCAGCCGGTATTCCATGGCCATGCGGACGCTGATGCCAGCAGAATTGCGTTCTTTGACGACGGCAAGTACATCGGCGAGACGGCGGTGCGAGCTGACGGCAGCTGGACCTTCGAGCTGCTGGATGCAAACCAGAGCGTTGTGCTGCATCCAGGAGACCATTCGATTACCGCATCCACCGATGGCCTGGTGTTCTCCGATCCGTTTGTGCTACATGTGGTGGGTGCTGCGACTGCCGCCATGGGCGGGCAGGCTGTGGAAACAAGCGATGGCGCGGATGTTTCTGGCTTGTCGCTGTCCGATCTGCTGCAATCGGCCGCCGAGTTGTTTGCTGGCGAGGCGCAAATCTCGCCGTTCAGCGACACCGTGCATGCGCTTGACCTGTCGAGCGCCGGGTTCGGCGACAGTGCGCAGGCAGGCTCGCAGTTCGTCGAAACTACTGGCGGCGTCAGCGCCGCTTTGCCGGCAGTGACGCCGACGGAGCTATGGCAGCAGGAAGCTGCACAAGCTGTAGCGTAA